The following coding sequences are from one Lolium rigidum isolate FL_2022 chromosome 6, APGP_CSIRO_Lrig_0.1, whole genome shotgun sequence window:
- the LOC124662729 gene encoding uncharacterized acetyltransferase At3g50280-like: MARAGKEKKRKEGSASAQWSDATLRGLLTCALLYNARRGQRDAYGDGSVSCPGRFSAPSEEPVLDIHLTPWDLRLISTDYIQKGILLPKPPAGVAAQRLVDALASSFALALARFYPFAGRLAVEQHDGGKTIAVLLRCTGEGAEFIHAAAPGVTVADITGSLRIPPVVRDFFSLNHVLDADAAGSPPLPVLSAQVTELADGGVFIGMSLNHSVGDGTAFWEFFNTWSEIHRGGDMASTARPAPLVQRFFLDACPVPVRMPFGELRDVVRRFERPTVEECFFTFSAASIRELKTRANDEIMAAATVSSLQAMLAHLWRAVSRARRLPPGHETSYTLVIGCRGRVDGLPAQGYMGNAVAFGKASCTAGQILDKGLGWTAWQLNRVVASFDEASVEEWLDRWTREPDFFYVGNLSSGGDSLTTGSSPRFDVFGNDFGWGKPVAVRSGAGNKIDGKATVFEGPERGGSMSLEVCIAPAALERLLGDEEFMDSVSMPM; this comes from the exons ATGGCGCGCGcggggaaagaaaagaaaagaaaagaggggTCCGCTTCCGCACAATGGAGCGACGCGACGCTGCGTGGCTTGCTCACTTGCGCGCTGCTCTACAACGCGAGGCGAGGG CAACGAGATGCATACGGAGACGGGAGCGTGTCCTGTCCGGGTCGTTTCTCGGCGCCGTCGGAGGAGCCTGTGCTGGACATCCACCTCACGCCCTGGGACCTCCGCCTCATCAGCACAGACTACATCCAGAAGGGCATCCTCCTGCCCAAGCCTCCCGCCGGCGTCGCAGCACAGCGCCTCGTCGACGCCCTCGCGTCCTCCTTCGCGCTCGCCCTCGCCAGGTTCTACCCCTTCGCCGGCCGCCTCGCCGTGGAGCAGCACGATGGCGGGAAGACCATCGCCGTCCTGTTGCGCTGCACGGGCGAAGGCGCCGAGTTCATCCACGCGGCGGCGCCCGGCGTCACCGTCGCCGACATCACCGGCTCGCTTCGCATCCCTCCGGTGGTCCGCGACTTCTTCTCGCTCAACCACGTGCTCGACGCCGACGCCGCGGGGTCACCGCCGCTGCCCGTGCTGTCCGCGCAGGTCACCGAGCTCGCCGACGGCGGCGTCTTCATCGGCATGTCTCTGAACCACTCCGTCGGCGACGGCACCGCCTTCTGGGAGTTCTTCAACACCTGGTCGGAGATCCACCGAGGCGGCGATATGGCATCGACGGCGCGGCCGGCACCATTGGTCCAGAGGTTCTTCCTCGACGCCTGCCCCGTGCCGGTCCGCATGCCGTTCGGCGAGCTGCGGGACGTTGTCCGGCGGTTCGAGCGCCCGACGGTGGAGGAGTGCTTCTTCACCTTCTCCGCCGCGAGCATACGGGAGCTCAAGACCAGGGCGAACGACGAGATAATGGCGGCTGCCACGGTATCCTCGCTCCAGGCCATGCTAGCGCATCTCTGGCGGGCGGTGTCCCGCGCCCGGCGCCTCCCGCCGGGGCACGAGACTTCTTATACTCTGGTCATCGGATGCCGGGGACGCGTGGACGGCTTACCAGCGCAAGGTTACATGGGCAACGCCGTGGCGTTCGGCAAGGCGAGCTGCACCGCCGGCCAGATCCTGGACAAGGGGCTAGGCTGGACGGCGTGGCAGCTGAACCGCGTGGTGGCGTCGTTCGACGAGGCTTCCGTGGAGGAGTGGCTGGATCGCTGGACCCGGGAGCCCGATTTCTTCTACGTGGGTAACCTGTCGTCCGGTGGCGATTCGCTCACCACCGGGAGCTCACCGCGGTTCGACGTGTTCGGGAACGACTTTGGGTGGGGGAAACCGGTGGCCGTGAGGAGCGGCGCCGGGAACAAGATAGACGGGAAAGCCACGGTCTTTGAGGGGCCCGAGCGGGGAGGCAGCATGTCGCTGGAGGTGTGCATTGCCCCAGCCGCGCTCGAGAGGCTTCTCGGCGACGAGGAGTTCATGGACTCCGTGAGCATGCCCATGTGA